The Oikeobacillus pervagus DNA window ATAATTTTTTGAAACTTTTTGAATGCTAATCATCTCTTTTGTAACCTCCCTACGGCCCATACGGCCAAAAGCAATCCAACGGTCATCAAGATGAACCCATTAGGGAATAATGACTCATTTAATAATGATTGAGGCATCCATGATGAAAACAGTTTAAGTTTTGGAGAAACATCAGAAATCGAAAAAAAGCTGTCCCCAATAATTCCTATCATAAAAACAATGAAAAAACCAAAAAACAAGTAATTTCCACGATTCTTGTTGATACTTGCTATAAAAAGACTACTAGAAATACAAAAAAGAATAAAGAAGATCATGTGAACAATTAAGAGATTATTCTTTTCAATCATTCCAAAATAAATAAATACAGCAAACATAAGGATTGCTTGAATGATGTGAAGAAAAAAAATAGCCGCTGTCCGCTGCCATAAATAAATAGCCAATCCTTTATAAGTTGAACGTATTTTGGCAAATAAGGGCTGATTTTTTATGAACCATTCCATCGATAAGAAACAAGATAACATCGTGAAAAAACCCCATAGATTTACATACGGAACCGTTGATTCATGTTTTTCCTTCTTTTTTGTTCCCTTAGTGGTCGTTTTCCCTGTTGAAACTGCAATCGTCATTAACGGCCTTGGTTCCCATTGTTGATCTGTATATTGATAGGCTTCTTCCCACAGCTTCTGAGTCTCCTCACTTCTTCCAAATTTACGCTCAAAAATTTTAACGACTCGATCGGATGCTTTAATTGTCGTTGTCAGCCTCGTCACTTTACTAGCCAGCAATTCTTTTACTACACCTGTCGCGATCGAAGTGGACGATGACCATAGTTCTATGGTTTCATCCCGTTCCTCATTCAACAATTGTTTATCGAAATTCTCCTTTATAAGGAAAACACTATCTACCTCATTTTTCATTAACCGTTTTTTTGCCAATTCTCGGGAATCCTCTAGTACGAAAACTCTCGATTCTTTCTTCATTTGCTGAATAAAACTTTTTGATAACTCACTTTTGTCTTCATCTACTATTGAAATAGGAATAATCAAATCTTCTTGTTGCTTATCTAATAGAAAACTAAAAACTAGAACTGCGATAATAGGAAAAAAATAAATACAAAAGGAAAAAGGGCGGCTAGCGGTTTGTGTTAATGTTTGAAAAAAAATCCCCATTCATTGAGCCTCCCTCTTTCTTGAAAAT harbors:
- a CDS encoding ABC transporter permease: MGIFFQTLTQTASRPFSFCIYFFPIIAVLVFSFLLDKQQEDLIIPISIVDEDKSELSKSFIQQMKKESRVFVLEDSRELAKKRLMKNEVDSVFLIKENFDKQLLNEERDETIELWSSSTSIATGVVKELLASKVTRLTTTIKASDRVVKIFERKFGRSEETQKLWEEAYQYTDQQWEPRPLMTIAVSTGKTTTKGTKKKEKHESTVPYVNLWGFFTMLSCFLSMEWFIKNQPLFAKIRSTYKGLAIYLWQRTAAIFFLHIIQAILMFAVFIYFGMIEKNNLLIVHMIFFILFCISSSLFIASINKNRGNYLFFGFFIVFMIGIIGDSFFSISDVSPKLKLFSSWMPQSLLNESLFPNGFILMTVGLLLAVWAVGRLQKR